The following coding sequences lie in one Cyanobacterium sp. T60_A2020_053 genomic window:
- a CDS encoding tetratricopeptide repeat protein has product MASSDTVYRHLECRPDSYQGWYNQARQLQAHSKLEDALYSYQRALEYHPNDYFAWYHHGKVLEELGQYPSALNSFHQAGNLQPNNYWAWYSIGYILQEKLARHTEAMIYLRRALVNNPQDYWINYRLAKSYFYLRKYIHALDFFHHALKIRPRDYWSLYRCGECWQKIGNLTSARHSYLEALDIKNNDYWVIFQLMNIAEKQCLYSEVIMWGKILLDLDFESEEIISKLAIAYRILNKSEELKGESKK; this is encoded by the coding sequence ATGGCTAGTTCTGATACGGTTTATCGTCACCTCGAATGTCGCCCCGACAGTTATCAAGGTTGGTATAATCAAGCCCGACAATTACAAGCGCACTCCAAACTAGAAGATGCTTTGTATAGTTACCAAAGGGCGCTAGAATATCACCCGAATGATTATTTTGCTTGGTATCATCACGGTAAAGTATTAGAAGAATTAGGTCAATATCCGTCAGCTTTAAATAGTTTTCATCAAGCTGGAAATTTACAACCAAATAATTATTGGGCTTGGTATAGTATCGGTTATATTTTACAAGAAAAGTTAGCCCGTCACACTGAAGCAATGATATATTTGCGGAGGGCGCTGGTTAACAATCCGCAAGATTATTGGATCAACTATCGTCTTGCTAAATCTTATTTTTATTTAAGAAAATATATCCATGCTTTAGATTTTTTTCATCATGCTCTAAAAATTCGTCCCCGTGATTATTGGAGTTTATATCGTTGTGGTGAGTGTTGGCAAAAAATAGGTAATTTAACCAGCGCCCGTCACAGTTACCTTGAGGCTTTAGACATAAAAAATAATGATTATTGGGTAATATTTCAACTAATGAATATTGCGGAAAAACAATGTTTATATTCAGAGGTAATTATGTGGGGTAAAATACTTCTTGATTTAGACTTTGAATCAGAGGAAATTATCTCAAAACTCGCCATAGCTTATCGAATTTTAAATAAATCAGAAGAGTTAAAGGGAGAAAGTAAGAAGTAA
- a CDS encoding transposase yields TVGHTGTYAWGDLPSWAIAYGLSSNGESVNQESPTITRRV; encoded by the coding sequence ACCGTAGGGCATACGGGAACATACGCTTGGGGAGATTTGCCCTCTTGGGCGATTGCCTATGGGCTGTCGTCTAACGGCGAGTCGGTGAACCAAGAATCCCCCACTATAACCCGTAGGGTTTAG
- a CDS encoding type II toxin-antitoxin system Phd/YefM family antitoxin: MNITSVNQFRDNLKSYVDEVINHHIPLTVTRRNGDDFMVISREDWEREQETLYVLQNRDLMEQIN; this comes from the coding sequence ATGAATATCACCAGCGTTAACCAATTTAGAGACAATTTAAAAAGTTATGTCGATGAAGTAATCAACCATCATATTCCCTTGACAGTGACTCGGCGTAATGGGGACGATTTTATGGTAATCAGTCGGGAAGACTGGGAAAGGGAACAGGAAACCTTGTATGTTTTACAAAATCGTGACTTAATGGAGCAAATTAATTAA